Part of the Quercus robur chromosome 5, dhQueRobu3.1, whole genome shotgun sequence genome, taagATTGAAACAGAAGATATTAATAGCCCACGAAAACTATCACCCTTAcaaaaacctaatttttttttttaagagataataTAGCTGAACACAATTTTCCAAACGTATTACCTATACTACAGACTAAACGTTTTAAGTAATTAGTACAATCCACAAAATCTATGCATCCAAGCTCAACACATACTGTGTATGTTAGGAAGAATACATGAATCTACCAAGTGCATGCTAAAACAGAGAGCCTCAaattaaatgaagaaaaaaaataacaactacAAGTCAATAAGAACCGATAGAACACAAcaaagaaaaggcaaacaataaggaaaaaagaaaaaggaaatgagCAAATAAATACCAGAGCTGAACCTAGTATCAGCAAGTATTAATGCTCTATTTGAAgccttaattaaaaattttcaatctccataacacaaaaaaaaaaaaaaaaaaaaaaaaagtgtgctCAAAACAATTAAATTGATTTGAGGTGAGGTGTTCACTTTCTTATGGAAAAACCAATACaacataaaactaaaattcattttcaatgaCTTTTCCTCAAATTTTTCAGTAAACAATTTTGGACTAACAATAGCACAACTCAAcaaggagaagaaaacaaaaataatcaaatgcTTAGAAAGGGAAGCTTACTTTGCAGCAGGAGCGCTGCTCTGTTCATTTGCAGCAGGAACCTGAGGCTTCTTGTCCTGAACTGGCTTTGCAGATTGAGGAACACAACCAGCCTCTTTCAAAGTTGGTGTTGCAGACACAGAAGACTGTTGGGTATTGCTTTTACCTTCCAAAACACCCAGAGCTTTCCCACTACCATTTCCACCTCTAGGAGAGAACAAGACAGCACCTTTAACTAAATCAGCTTCAGATCCATTACTCATAGAGAAAGCCCACTTCCCAGAAGACCCATCAATGGCATCGGAGAAACCCCTTTTAGCTCCAGACACAAGGTTCTTGAGAGGGCTTAAAGGATACCCATTATGCTTATCCTCTAAGTCCTTGCCAAAAAGAGAGACTTTTCTCTCTGGAGACTCAGACCCAGGTAAGCCAAGTCTGAGCTCAGTTTCCTTGAGGTTGAGAGCAGAACTCTTCACATCCTCAGTGGAGAGAGTAGAGGAACTAGAAGATGAAAGCTTTTCAGAGCTTCTTTCCATTGAAGAAGTCTCTGTTAAGCCTATGTAATCATGTTCCAGTGGTATAGACATGAAAGTTACACAATGCAAGAAACTCAAATAGACAAGCCTCAAGAAGTGTatgaataagaagaagaagaagaagaagaagaaggagatagCTTGTTTGATACAACTAGTTTGAACAGAgggtagagaaagagagaggcagagagaaagagagtaagAGAGAGAGGTTGTGGGATTAACACTCTGGCTTAGCTCTGCTGGTCTGGTTTTGTTGATGCAGAAAAGAAGCTTCTTTGGCCTTTCTgtagctacatttttttttttattacttttttttctatatataaaaagaaataatacctttttcttttcctttttttcttttatgttttggaATTCtaaccccccttttttttttcttgctgcAAAGGTGAGATGATTTTAAATGGAGATGGTATGTTGACTCTCTATCAAAGCTCCTGTGAGAGCCCTGTCAATtcgattaaaaaatttatgctcGAAAATATTATATGGCTAACTGTATGAGTATAGATAATAATGTAttgtttccatcaaaaaaagataataatgtATTGTGAATCTACTTATcaatatcaataaataaatatatatatatatatgagcttAAAATagggaaaattaaataaactttgagaggtttttttttttttttttttttttttttttttttttttttttttttttttttttcagttgggTAACTTGATGATGCTCTTTTATGGTTGGAAAGTGTGTGCAGAATATTAGTgttaaacattttattttaaatgagagCTTAGTGACAAAACTACTCTCATGTAATTTGATGGCATTCAACATCTTAATTCATATTCTTTGAAGCATGACGTAGGTTCACTCAAATCTATAGGACTGGTTGCTCCTCTACCTTTTTTAatcagcaaaagaaagaaaaaatccatGAGAAACCATTAACCTTAACTTTAAATGAAATAACTTATTTAATGTTCCAATTTTATATGATGTATATTAAGGGATATTactattgttatatatatatatataattttcatcaTTTACTCTCATTTCTTcctacataaaatattttccaaaattttcaagtagTTTAGGGCCTATTTGTTACTGtaatttaaataacagttttcagtatttaaacaaaattgcatgtattttcacactttttcactaactcatattttcaaaaaatacaaataatgttACTAAAAATCTATTACAAAACGGGCTTTTAATAAGTTGgtcaaaccaaaaataacttcaatacttcaaaaaataattccttcaaaaaaaaaaaaacttcaaaaaacaACATGATAAACCCCTCATAGATAGTCTACCACAACACCAATCAATATCCACCCACCGTTGCCCCTACCTACACAACAAACATAACCACCGCCACCATTGCCTATTCGTTACTAAGATATTTAGGGTACTCTCATGAAGAAATTTGTTTTGCTTGTGGAGTAAAAAtcaattcctttttctttgtttaatgaGTTCTCTTTTGATTGTatagtttttattaatattgTGAAAAGAATATAATTTGTTTCGATAATTGGTATATTGTTTGATGGAATGAATTTTGGGTAGCAAGTTTGTGATAGTATTATTCTCTTACGTGTCATAGGGATTTTAGTAAATGATGAAATTTGGACAACATATTGTGGAGATTTTCCATATGTTCTTTTATTGGTCATCGTGTGATACTTGTGCATATTGCTTCCTTATATGGATGGATGGATATCATGAACTATTTTGATCATTATGAGTCTAGCACAATTAGATGTatgcaattattttattttattttattttttgttatatcCAGGTTTGATTCTAATATTTATGTAAAGTGCCCTTTTCTGTGATTGTGAacctgaataaaaaaaaattaaaaaaaaaaacctatacatCTATTTCAAAGGTGTCTAGTAGCACTATTGTTGTGGTTTCAGAGCGATTGGGGGCTAAAAGTGGTAGAGCTTCATTTTTCTACTCCACATCAGTtagttaatttacccaaagatCTGTTGAGAGACAAACTACCTTCCTCCCTAGTTTAAGTCACTCGTTGGAGTAATCCAACAAGGGAGAGAATTAGGATTCATTGCAATGCTGTTGTGGGAAAAATTGACTCAACTATTGCCATAATTGCTAGAGATTGAAGAGAGAATTTAGTGTTTTGCTTGTTCCATCGAAGTGAACACCAATGTTCCCATCCAAGCTGAGACTGAGGCACTCAGGCATGCTGTCTCTATTGACATGAGGCACAAATTTGTCGATGTAAGTTTTGAAAGTTACTGTTAGGTTTGCATCTAAGGTCTGGATTCCTTTAATGATTCTATTCCATGgagaattaattaattttttggttgGAAATGAAGTATTTAGCAAGTTTAACTCCTCCTTTTAATTGGGTTCCTAGGAAGACTAATAAGGCTACTCATGTTCGTAGCTATTGGTccttctataatatatatattttttagcttCTTTGATTCCAATTCAACTCTTTATTCTGATTTGGATGTAATTAAGGATGATACTTCCTTTGTATTTTAGTttctattaataaaaaatttattcttagCCTAAAAAATAGTATAGATGgataacaaaaaatttgatcaaATGTTATTGAAACTTAAAtggattatataaaaaataataatactttagGTTGATTTTAGATGTAttgatttgatatttttaaagcAATGAATTAAACTTGttatactattatatatatgaaatataagGAAATTGTGATTTCCATATGATTGAAATATCATAAAGTATTAATGCTATTGGTGACCTAGTGGCCGAGGTCTTGGGCCAATAAGACTCTGCCATGCGAGGTGTTTTAGGTTCGAGTCACCCTAGTCCCACTAATGATGTATTGGTGTtccttataatttattaaaatgagGTCTTAACTTAAGAGCAATTAGGGGATACTATAATTACACCTAGATAAAGAAGCTATGCTAGTCACCCTCTCctaatcattttatttgtttactaaaaaaacaaaaaacaaatgttaGACAGCGATTTTCGAAGcacttatacaaaaaaaaaaaaaaaaaaaaaaacacaaccaactactagaaaagaaaatatcctaaaaaatctttttagataacacattttttgataaaaatttataCCAAAACATACTTTGAGTGATAAAGTTTTACACCCAAAAGTgggaaaaacataaaaagaagaaaatatctaTGAAGTTTGACAATTCAAAGTAACCATATATGTATATCTTTCATCATTTAATAAAGTACAAAACATTTTGTGTAAAATCTTATCTTATGTTTTGGTACAATAATGCAATTTGTACTATTGACTATTTAATGGTATCTCTtgttctttaaaataaaaaattttcagactcaattgacaaaaaatagttaaaccaattgaactaaaaaaataaatagtaatttgaactaattttcaagacaaaataattttataatctaattattaatatcttctttattttttgcaagAATATTTGAGAATCAATTGGCAATGTCAATAGGTATGATTAACTTAAGAGCAGTTAGGGGATACTATGATTACAACTAGATTAAAAAGCTATGCTCGTCACCCTCTCctaatcattttatttgtttaccaaaaaaacaaaaaacaaatgttaGACAGTGATTTTCTaagcacttaaaaaaaaaaacacaactaactactagaaaatagaaattctaaaaattccttTTAGATAACACATTTTTCGATAAAAATTTATACCAAAATATGCTTTGAGTGAtaaagggtctgtttggtacGTATATTTAAACAAtcgttttcagttttttttttaaatacgtgtaggtgaaaaaatatgtaataatacgagtaatattgtttaaaaactaaaaatatgtgtttagaATTATACCCCAAACAGGGCCAAAGTTTTACCCCAAAAAgtgagaaaaacataaaaagaagaagatatctattaagtttgacaaTTCAAAATGACCATATGTATATCTTTCACCATTTAATAAAGTACAAAACATCTTGCGTAAAATCTTATCTTATGTTTTGGTACAATAATGCAATTTGTAGTACAAATTTTGTACTATTGACTATTGACTATTTAATGGTATCTCTtgttctttaaaataaaaaaatttcaggctCAATTGACAGAAAATAGTTAAACcaattgaactaaaaaaataaataataatttgaactaattttcaagaaaaaataattttataatctaatgattaatatatatatatatatatatattttttttttttgcaagaatATTCGAAAGTCAATTGGCAATATCAATAGTGGACAAGcaaagcttctttttttctttttcttttttctttttttgtttatagaaAAAGTGGACAAACAAAGTTTGTGTAATGGAAGAATCACACAATCTACAAAtagcaaaaaagaataaaaataaaattaaaaaagagtgTAAGAAAGAACATGAGGGACCAGAAGAGTTTATTActttgcattatatatatatatatatatatatattggtatgagaacctttttcttttcttctttttattttctgagGTATGTACCCGGCAATAGCACCGACAGCTCGCTGTGTATTCCCGGCAACCTTTTTTAGGAACTGTTCCTATATTATGCCAATTGGTCCATTACTTTTTTTGTACCCACCACCCCTAAAAATAGACTATAAAAATACCCTCACTTTGCATTTGTACAAGTTTTAAGGCAAAAGTAAATTTAGCACAGAatgggagaaagagaaaggagagagggaaaaaaaaagtgcaacaTAACCAGAAAGTGATTGGACGAAAATGCACAACTGTCCTTAttgtaagttcaacttggggacAAAATTCCAAATCTGTTATCATATCCCCTTTGAAGATTTTCCTcctcctaataaaaaaaaaaaaaccaaaaaaatgcctgaaaattttgaaaaattgcagTAAAGTTTGGAATATTGGTACATGGTGTACGAGTAGAGAGTGATATTCTTGGCAGCACTATTTATGTTAGTTTTCACCTACCTTTTATGTTTTAGTGCTTCAGATACGACATTAATATGATACACGTTCAATGATCCTCACATGTTAAATTTGTATCCTGAATAGTATCTAGAAATAATGGACGaagtcttatttatttaaattaattagttcATCGGATATGACACTTATATGATATGTGCTTAATGATCATCACATGTTAAATTTGTATCTTGAATAGTATCTTGAAATAATGGAGGAAAGCCTTATTCATTTAAATTAATTAGCTTATAATCTGCTGAAGGTTCAAGTAGGATATAGTCATAcattgaaaataatttacagGCAATAATTTGTCTATTATAAACACTGTTTCAAAATCTTAATCAAGAAAGGTGAAGAATCTTACAATTGAAGGAAATCAAATGACCCTAGACAATACTTTAGAATTTAACTATGAAGTGAACATTATATGAAAAGATTGTGAGATTAATAAGATGAATAGGGAACAAAATTTAAAGAGTTAATAATAGCATAATAAAGTGGTCTTTAcacatactattttttttttaatttacacatACTAACTTAATGTTGTTATTAATCATTTAATTGGTGTTAAAGaaaatctttttaatttttgaaattaggTTGTGCCATGCCATGGAGCATTGAGGCCCATGTATTTTATATCTCCTCAAAAGTATAATCCTGCAGAAGCTCAGGTTACCTacaacttgagttttttgtaattatataCATAGATAAATTTGGTAACATTATTTAATGTACGAACTCATTGCCAAATCTCAATCGAAAAAGGAAAACTCATTATCCATTAATTTCGAGGCTTACTTAAATTCATTAATATATTAATCAGTTAAGTTTGAACAAAACTTAagacttattatttttttatttttgagagagaaagtttTGATTACCATCTGTCTCACCTGGATTAAACTCAAATTACATAATTTAGATTAGGCTAGttgataaatttgtaaataaaatatgtGGACAATTCCCATAAAGAGTcttgtaattttgtaatatattcctattttcttataaaaagaatctttgttttcttgacttaggaacaaaaacaaaagagcaaaatatttgaatttagtaTTCAAGGACTCCATACTCCTTAATTGGGGTGAACTATTTATTGAATTTGTGAGcacaaatatcaaaatttttttttctaactgaataaaaaggattaaaattttttatattagccCTAAATAAGctttcacttaaaaaatatatatcttatgaattttccttttgagaATCAAGGATATACATATAGTTATGGAGCATACATATAATGAAAAAGATAATATGTTAATTGTATgagataattaaaattttaatcttttgtAATTACATGTGCAAAAGCC contains:
- the LOC126725424 gene encoding auxin-responsive protein IAA27-like; the encoded protein is MSIPLEHDYIGLTETSSMERSSEKLSSSSSSTLSTEDVKSSALNLKETELRLGLPGSESPERKVSLFGKDLEDKHNGYPLSPLKNLVSGAKRGFSDAIDGSSGKWAFSMSNGSEADLVKGAVLFSPRGGNGSGKALGVLEGKSNTQQSSVSATPTLKEAGCVPQSAKPVQDKKPQVPAANEQSSAPAAKTQVVGWPPIRSFRKNTMASNLVKNSDDADGKTGFGCLYIKVSMDGAPYLRKIDLKTYNNYAELSAALEKMFSCFTIGQCSSHGLRGQDGLNESRLKDLLSGSEYVLTYEDKDGDWMLVGDVPWEMFTDSCRRLRIMKGSEAIGLAPRAVEKCKNRN